In Deinococcus cellulosilyticus NBRC 106333 = KACC 11606, the sequence TGAACTTGGCAGGCTCAACAGTTGGCGGCGCATCAAACAAGACATGCACATGGTCAGGCTCGCCCGAAAATTCAAGCAACTCACAGTCCCATTTTTCGCAGAGCTCTTTGGTGATGATTTCCAAATCGGTCAGCATCGCCGCATTGATGCTCTTAAAGCGATATTTGGTCACCAGAACCAAGTGGTAAGAAAGGCGGTAAACCCCATGTGAACTGGACTTGAGCTGCCTCACAACCAAATGGTACCATTTCTGTATGGAGACGCGCCAAGTGCGATTCAAGCTGTACCCCAACCAAGTTCAGAATGAGCAGCTTGAAAGTTGGAATCGGTTGCACTGTGAGTTGTACAACGCCTGCCTCCAGGAACGCCGTGACGCTTACAAAAAATGCGGTAAATCGTTGACTTACTACGACCAGCAGAACCAGTTGCCTGCCGTGAAAGAGGCCCGTCCTGAATACAAGAAGCTCGGTTCTCAAGCCTTGCAGGAAACCGTCAGGCGTGTTGACCGTGCGTATCAGGGTTTTTTTCGTAGGGTAAAAAAAGGGGACACCCCTGGTTTCCCGCGCTTCAAATCTGGACGCTCGTATGTCGGATTTACCTACCCCGCTTTGGCTGGCTGGAAGTTTGAGCTTGGCGAAACGGGTCAGCATGGCACGCTCAATATCACCCATCTTGGCACGATCAAGGCGCGGGGAAAACCTCGGCAATGGGGCGAGATGCGCTGTCTTACCTTGAGCAAGATTGGTGGGGAATGGTACGCCACGATCACGATTCGTTGCACTCCAAAGCGGCAAGCTGGAATGCTTGCCGCTGGGGTGGACTTTGGGGTAGCGCGTATTGCTTCTTTGAGCGATGGAACTCCCGTAGAAAATCCTCGGTTCCTGAAAAAGGCGATGAGCAAGCTCAAAACTTTGAGTAGAGAGCTTGCCCGTCGCAAGCGGTTTGGTTCCAACTGGCGGCGCACGAAGGCACAAATCGCCAAACTGCACGCCAAAGTTGCGAATCAGCGGGCGAATTTTCAGCATCAACTCACCTCAGATTTAGTCAGTCAGTACGGCGTACTGGTGACTGAAGACTTGAGTATCAAACGGATGACTGCCAAAGGTGGCGCATCCAAGACTGGACTCAATCGGGCCATTCTGGATGTCGGAATGGCGGGAATCATTCAGAAATTAGCGTGCAAAGCGTCGGAAGCTGGCACACTGTTTCTCTCGGTTCCTACACGTTTGGTCAAACCCAGTCAGACATGCCCCGCCTGCGGCAACCCGTCCAAGAAAACGCTTGCCGAGCGTGTCCATAAGTGCGAGTGCGGCTATGCCGAAGATAGGGATGTCGCCGCTGCACAGGTCATGCTTCAGTGGGCCTTAGCCAACTGTCAGGAACTGGCAGGCAGGGATACGATGGCTGCACCAGGCCGCGTAAGCGAACTGCGAAACCCCGACCAGACCGCGCTCTTTGCGGTTGGTCGTGGGTAGTTCATAGTCCGTTCTTCCGGTAACCCCGCACATAATCCACTTCCATGACTTTGGGCCAGAGTTCAGGTCTGGACTGTTCATTCAGGTGGGAGGGGATTTCGTAGATGTTCAGCATGAATTGCATGGGGTATTTAGGAGACTGCTGTATGGTCCTGATTTTGATGTTGTCCACGTAGAAATCCACATGGGTGGGGGTCCAGTCCACAGCGTAGATGTGGTAGGAGGAGGCGTCTATCGGGAGGGTGTCCACGTGGAATTCGTCCTGCAAGTTGGGGTCGCCGAATGGGTGAATGCCGTAACCCACCTCTGCACTGTGTTGGGTCATGCCCTTACCGAAAATCTCGCAGATGCAGATCTCACCGGACTGATCGGGGGTTTCCTCGAAGCCAATCATCCACAGGGCGGCCATGTAGCCCGGGATGGGCACGGCTTTCAGACGCACTTCGAAGTACCCGTACTGTGGAGTATAGAGCCGCTTGACCTCCTGTTCTTCTTTGACCGTGACCCCTTTGTTGAAGCGGTGTTGCCCGATGGTGCTTCCCAGGGGTCCTGCGTAGCATCCGGTCTGCAGGGAGGAGACGCGCAGTGGCCCATCGAATTCCGGGTTCCAGGGTTGCTGGTCCTTTTCAATCAGCAATTGCAGGCTGTTTCCTGTGAGCCTGTACCTTGCCGTAGATTTTGCTCTGGAGCTCCACTGGGGCAGGTATTGGGGAAGCCAGTTTTCAGGGTTCAGGGTGTCTCCATCAAATTCCTCGGAGAATTCCAGGGTGTAACCGGGTTTCTGTAAGGGGTTGGCAGGCATGTCCGAGAGCGTAAAAGTTGAATGGGGGTTGGTGCGTTCCGTCATGGGTTCCCACTATAGCCTGTCTCTCTGGTGCACTTTGAGAGACAGGCACCCCTGATTGCACCCGATTCAGCTTCCTGCGGATTGCAGGGTGGGTGTGGATGCACGGGCCAGATGAAAATCCGGGTCAAGCCTCCTGCCACGCTTCTGCACGGCAAGAATGTCTTTCAGGACCCTCAACCCCCCTTTCTTGCTGGGCATGTACCACAGGAAGAATCCCAGCCTCAAAAGCCAGCCCAGAAATCCAGTGAATTGCAGCCCATAAAGTTCGGTGATGCCCCTGCCCCAGCCCAGACTGGCGGCCTGTCCCAGTCCAGGGTAACGGAAGGGTTTCAGGGGCCTGCCCTTGATGGCCCGGGCAATATTGCTGCCTGCGTGCAGGCCCTGTTTCATGGCCCACAGGGCATTCACCGGGCAAGAAGCGTCTCTGAAGGGATGTTTAACGTCAGCGATGTCGCCCCCTGTCCATACATTCTTGTGCCCCTCAGCCTGCAGAAAAGGGGTGGTGCGCAGTTTGCGTTGAGGGTTGCGTTCCAGCGTTTCCGTTCCAGGCAGGGCCAGCATGGAGATTCCGGCGGTCACCAGCACCATGTCTGCTTTGAGCAGGTCACCCGTGTGCAGGTTCACCCCTTCAGGCTGAATGTGCTGAATCCTGCACCCGTACTTCACCTTCACTTCCAGGTTTTGCAGTTCACGGGTGGCCCAGTCTGCGAGGTGCTGAAAGTCAGGCTGCAGCGCTTCCAGCAGGACTTTTCCAGAGTGGAGCAGGGTGATGGTGGGCCGCTTCAGTTCCGGGCGGCCCTGGTACCTGTCACGGAGCAGTTCGGCCAGGGCAGCAGCACACTCCACCCCTGCGAAGCCTCCTCCGATCACTGCAATGCGGCCCAGGCATGGTCCTCCCTGCAAGTGATCTGCAATGCGCTCGTGCAGTTCTGCACGGAATTTCTGCATGTGCAGGGTGTCTTTCAGGCACCATCCATGCTGCTCAAGGCCCTCAATGCGCTCGAAAGGGTCACGGGACCCCAGACCAAAAAACACATGGTCATAACGCAGGATCTCAGGACCATTGGGCGTTTGCACAGTCACCTGCTGGTTGGTGAGGTCCACATGCTGCACGCTCCCGATCAGCTGCCGGATTCTGGAATCTGGCAGGATTTCTTTGAGGGGGGTGAGGGTGTGCTGCAGGGGGATCAGGCCTCCAAGCACTTCGGTGGTCCACCCGTGAAAGGTGTGGTAGGGGTCTCTGGAGACCAATGTGAGTTCAACTTCTTTTCTGGAGAGCTCTCCAGGGAGCATTTTCACGATTTTCTTGCACGCTTCGATGCCTGCGTAACCTCCACCCAGAATCACCACGCGCTGCATCAGCCCACCTGCCATGCCAGGTTCTCGGGGGAGACTTCAGGCTCCAGCAGCCTGCCAAAGGAACGAAAAGGGGCAAGACGGAACCCGAACTGCTGGTGTTTGACTGCCAGATCCAGCATCATGCTGGCCTGCTGTGCTGTGGGGTGACCAATGCTGAAGTGCCCCTGGTGACCGTTCAGGGAGAGCAG encodes:
- a CDS encoding glycoside hydrolase family 16 protein translates to MTERTNPHSTFTLSDMPANPLQKPGYTLEFSEEFDGDTLNPENWLPQYLPQWSSRAKSTARYRLTGNSLQLLIEKDQQPWNPEFDGPLRVSSLQTGCYAGPLGSTIGQHRFNKGVTVKEEQEVKRLYTPQYGYFEVRLKAVPIPGYMAALWMIGFEETPDQSGEICICEIFGKGMTQHSAEVGYGIHPFGDPNLQDEFHVDTLPIDASSYHIYAVDWTPTHVDFYVDNIKIRTIQQSPKYPMQFMLNIYEIPSHLNEQSRPELWPKVMEVDYVRGYRKNGL
- the tnpA gene encoding IS200/IS605 family transposase → MRQLKSSSHGVYRLSYHLVLVTKYRFKSINAAMLTDLEIITKELCEKWDCELLEFSGEPDHVHVLFDAPPTVEPAKFINNLKTVTSRLIRKNHAAHLADFYRKPVFWTASYALFTTGGAPLEVIKKYISGQKRPSEEL
- a CDS encoding NAD(P)/FAD-dependent oxidoreductase, producing the protein MQRVVILGGGYAGIEACKKIVKMLPGELSRKEVELTLVSRDPYHTFHGWTTEVLGGLIPLQHTLTPLKEILPDSRIRQLIGSVQHVDLTNQQVTVQTPNGPEILRYDHVFFGLGSRDPFERIEGLEQHGWCLKDTLHMQKFRAELHERIADHLQGGPCLGRIAVIGGGFAGVECAAALAELLRDRYQGRPELKRPTITLLHSGKVLLEALQPDFQHLADWATRELQNLEVKVKYGCRIQHIQPEGVNLHTGDLLKADMVLVTAGISMLALPGTETLERNPQRKLRTTPFLQAEGHKNVWTGGDIADVKHPFRDASCPVNALWAMKQGLHAGSNIARAIKGRPLKPFRYPGLGQAASLGWGRGITELYGLQFTGFLGWLLRLGFFLWYMPSKKGGLRVLKDILAVQKRGRRLDPDFHLARASTPTLQSAGS
- a CDS encoding RNA-guided endonuclease InsQ/TnpB family protein, which codes for METRQVRFKLYPNQVQNEQLESWNRLHCELYNACLQERRDAYKKCGKSLTYYDQQNQLPAVKEARPEYKKLGSQALQETVRRVDRAYQGFFRRVKKGDTPGFPRFKSGRSYVGFTYPALAGWKFELGETGQHGTLNITHLGTIKARGKPRQWGEMRCLTLSKIGGEWYATITIRCTPKRQAGMLAAGVDFGVARIASLSDGTPVENPRFLKKAMSKLKTLSRELARRKRFGSNWRRTKAQIAKLHAKVANQRANFQHQLTSDLVSQYGVLVTEDLSIKRMTAKGGASKTGLNRAILDVGMAGIIQKLACKASEAGTLFLSVPTRLVKPSQTCPACGNPSKKTLAERVHKCECGYAEDRDVAAAQVMLQWALANCQELAGRDTMAAPGRVSELRNPDQTALFAVGRG